The sequence ACCGTCACCGGACGGACCACCTCCCTCCGCCTCTTCCGCCTGCGCGACGGGCGCCGTTGCGCCGTCGGCTTCAGCTCCGCGGGCGCGCTCGCCGAGCTCCTCGGCCCGGAGCAGGCCGCCGTCGAACTCGGCGAACCGGCGCTGCGGGCGCTCACCGCGCCGCTCGGCGTCGAGGAACTCGTCCTGGACCCGCGGCTGGTCGCCGCGCCCGTCGTCCCCCCGGGCGGTCGTCCGGCCCCCACCGACCGGGGCACCGGTCCGGGTGGACGCCCCACCGGCCGGCCCGGCGCACAGCTCCAGCACAGGTGAGCGCACTCCACCTGGTCCCCGGGACGCCCGGGCCGGAGCCGGCCCGGCCGCTGCACGCCCTCGCCCGGGTGAGCTTCGGCCCCGTGCCGCTCGACTTCGACCGGCTGGTCGCCGAACTCCCGGCAGTGCAGAGCGGGTTGGCGCTGGCGGGCGGTGCCGACCTGGAACTCCGGCTGGCCTGCACGGGACCGGAGGAACTGCGCGCCGTCTCGGCCGCCCTGCTCCGGGCCGGCGCGGCCCACGTCCACGTCGATCTGGTGCTCCGTGCCCTCGTCCCGGCCCGGCCGACCCTGCGGCCGGTGCCCTGAGGACTCCCGGGGGCCGGGTCGGTGCGCCCGGGCCCCCGGGTCGCGGCACCCCGTCGCCCCCGTCGCCCCCCGTCGCGGCACCCCCCGGGCCGGTCAGCCGATCCCCTGGCGGTCCGGGCGCAGCGCGAAGGCCCGGACCTCGGGGTCGCCCTGCTCCTGGGTCACCGCACGGACCAACAGGACCTGCTGCTCCAGGAGTTCGGGCCGGCGCCGGTCCGGGGCGATTCGCAGCAGGTCGTCCAGCGCGGCGGTCAGGCGGCGGGTCACCTGGGGGTGGCCGGCGCCGCAGAGCCGGATCTCGGTGAAGGCGAGGTCGACGACGGCCGACCAGCCCGGCACCGGTTCGACCAGCCGGACCGCACCGTGCCGGTCGCGGTGGCAGAGGTCGCCGAAGCTCTCGTGCAGGAGCATCGCCAGCAGTTGGTGGATCCGGTCGACGGCCTGCACCGCGGTGGTCGGGTCGTTGACGGCGGGCGAGAGCGCGCGGATCGCGATGTCCACGAGCTGGCGGAAGCCGAAGCTCAGGTCCTGGTGCATGGTGCGGTCGACGCCGACGTTGAGCGCCTGGGCGATCCGCCGCGAGGGCGGCGGGCGCTCGCCGGCCACCCGGACGATCGGGGTCCCGGGGGCGATGAAGTCGCCGATCCTCGGTACCAGGTGCAGTACCGCGTCGTGCTTGCGGGCGATCCGCAGCAGCCGCCCGATGTTCACGTCCCGCAGCACGCCGGAGCGCCCCTCGTGGAGCAGGGTGTACGCCTGGTCGGGCACGGGCGGCGCGGGTTCGGCCGGCATCAGCCGGTACTGGAGCAGGACGGCCGTCGACTCGTTGGCCACTCGATCAATGACGTGCGGGACGCGCAGCAGCCGCATCGTGGACTGCACGTAGAGCACGAACAGGGCGAGGCTGAGCACGACCAGGAGCACGGCCACCACGCTGGAGAAGACCGGCACCGAGGTGAGCTTGGCCGGGTCGGTGGAGTCGTCGTAGCTGAACTGGACCAGCAGCGCGAAGAGGAAGGTGGCCAGGCAGACCGAGAAGGCCGCTTTGGTCAGCCGGCTGCGGACGTAGAGCCGCAGCACCCGCGGGGAGAACTGGCTGGCGGCCATCTGCAGCGCCACCAGGGAGATCGAGAAGACCACGCCGATGAACGTCAGCATCGCCGAACTCACCGTGGAGACGACGGACTTGGCGGCGCTGTTGAAGCGCAGCAGCTCGTCCACCGAGCCGGTGTCGGCGACACTCTGGCTCACCACGGCCTCGTCCAGCTCGGCGGTCAGCCCGGCCAGCAGCACGGCGGCGACGCAGGCGAGCAGCGGGGCGAACCAGAACGACTCGCGCAGGTGCTCGCGCAGCGGGGAGAGCGGTCGGTAGCGGACCGGCGGCCGCGGCCCGGTCTGGCGGTCGGTCATCGCCCCAGGCTAGGTGCCCGCACGCGGCAGCCCCCGGCACGCCACGCGCCGGTATTTCTATGCACTCCGGCCGATTTCTATGAATCGGGATGCCCTCCATATTGCACGAGTACGGACCGAGGCTCAATTCGCGCTCAGATACCGGAACTACTGGTGAGTCACGTAACGGGCACATGAACACATGGCCTCCTACCTGCGGGAATATCCCGCGAAGTAGGTAAACATTCAGTAATGAAATCTGTGCAGAGGTCTATGAATACGCCTACTGTGTGGCAACTCTCCGCGCTCCGTTCAGCCGGAGCTCCCACAGCACAGAGAGATTGCGCATGGCTTCCCTCAACCAGCTCTCTCCGCCCGGATCGAGCACCGGCACCACCGGCACCACCACCCACCGCTCGCTCCGGCGCGAGGTCGGCCTGATCGGCCTCATGTGGGCCTCGGTCGGATCGATCATCGGCTCGGGTTGGCTCTACGGAGCCAAGAACGCCGTCGTCGTCGCCGGCCCGGCGGCGATCGTCGCCTGGGGCATCGGCGCGGTCGCGATCGTCCTGCTCGCGTTCGTGCACGCCGAGCTCGGCGGCATGTTCCCGGTCGCCGGCGGCACGGCGCGCTACCCGCACTACGCCTTCGGCGGCCTCGCGGGCATGTCGTTCGGCTGGTTCTCCTGGCTCCAGGCCGCCACCGTCGCCCCGATCGAGGTCGAGGCGATGATCGGCTACGCGGGCCACTGGGAGTTCGCGAAGAGCCTCCTCAACGACAACGGCACCCTCACCGCCAGCGGCTTCGTGGTCGCCGTGCTGCTGATGGGCCTGTTCGTCGCGGTCAACTTCCTCGGTGTCCGGGTGCTCGCCCGCACCAACAGCGCCACCACCTGGCTGAAGATCTTCGTCCCGCTGTTCGCGATCTTCGTGCTCGCCGTGACCAACTTCCACGGCTCCAACTTCACCTCGCACGGCTTCGCCCCGTTCGGCGTCAAGGGCGTGCTCACCGCGGTCAGCGCCAGCGGCATCATCTTCGCCCTGCTGGGCTTCGAGCAGGCGATCCAGCTGGCCGGCGAGAGCAAGAACCCCAAGCGCGACATCCCGCGCGCGGTGCTCGGCTCGGTCGCCATCGGCACCGTGATCTACGTCCTGCTGCAGGTCGTCTTCATCGCCGCGCTGCCCGCCGCCTCCTTCGCCAACGGCTGGGACAAGCTGGACTTCCCCGGCATCGACGGCCCGTTCGCCGGCCTCGCCACCCTGGTCGGCCTGGGCTGGCTGGCCTGGGTGCTGTACTTCGACGCCATCGTCTCCCCCGGCGGCACCGGCCTCATCTACACCACGTCGACCTCGCGCATCGCGTACGGCCTGAGCAAGAACGGCTACGCGCCGCAGCTCTTCGAGCGCGTCGACAAGCGCGGCACCCCGTGGTTCGGCCTGATCATGTCCTTCGTCACCGGTGTCATCTGCTTCCTGCCCTTCCCGAGCTGGCAGGAGCTGGTCGGCTTCATCGTCTCCGCCAGCGTGCTGATGTACGCCGGCGCCCCGCTGGCCTTCGGCGCGCTGCGCCGCCGGCTGCCGCACCGCGAGCGTTCCTACCGCCTGCCCGGCGGCGCGGTCATCGCCCCGGCCTCGTTCGTGGTCTCCAGCCTGATCATCTACTGGTCCGGCTGGCACACCCTCTCCCGCCTGGGCATCGCCATCGTGGTCGGCTACGGCCTGCTCGGCAGCTACGCCTTCTACGCCACCCGCAAGGGCCTGCCGAACGCCCCCCGCCTGGACCTGCGGGCCGCCCAGTGGCTGCCGGTCTACCTGCTGGGCCTCGGCCTGATCTCCTGGCAGGGCGGCTTCGGCGACGGCACCGGCCGGATCCCGATGTGGTGGGACATGGCCGCGGTCGCCGCGTTCTCCCTGGCGATCTACTACTGGGCGATCCGGGTCGCCCTGCCCGCCGAGGTCATCGAGCAGAACATCGAGGACGTCGAGGT comes from Streptomyces sp. TLI_053 and encodes:
- a CDS encoding SAV_915 family protein, with the translated sequence MARVVVWHVPVTVTGRTTSLRLFRLRDGRRCAVGFSSAGALAELLGPEQAAVELGEPALRALTAPLGVEELVLDPRLVAAPVVPPGGRPAPTDRGTGPGGRPTGRPGAQLQHR
- a CDS encoding DUF2254 domain-containing protein, yielding MTDRQTGPRPPVRYRPLSPLREHLRESFWFAPLLACVAAVLLAGLTAELDEAVVSQSVADTGSVDELLRFNSAAKSVVSTVSSAMLTFIGVVFSISLVALQMAASQFSPRVLRLYVRSRLTKAAFSVCLATFLFALLVQFSYDDSTDPAKLTSVPVFSSVVAVLLVVLSLALFVLYVQSTMRLLRVPHVIDRVANESTAVLLQYRLMPAEPAPPVPDQAYTLLHEGRSGVLRDVNIGRLLRIARKHDAVLHLVPRIGDFIAPGTPIVRVAGERPPPSRRIAQALNVGVDRTMHQDLSFGFRQLVDIAIRALSPAVNDPTTAVQAVDRIHQLLAMLLHESFGDLCHRDRHGAVRLVEPVPGWSAVVDLAFTEIRLCGAGHPQVTRRLTAALDDLLRIAPDRRRPELLEQQVLLVRAVTQEQGDPEVRAFALRPDRQGIG
- a CDS encoding APC family permease produces the protein MASLNQLSPPGSSTGTTGTTTHRSLRREVGLIGLMWASVGSIIGSGWLYGAKNAVVVAGPAAIVAWGIGAVAIVLLAFVHAELGGMFPVAGGTARYPHYAFGGLAGMSFGWFSWLQAATVAPIEVEAMIGYAGHWEFAKSLLNDNGTLTASGFVVAVLLMGLFVAVNFLGVRVLARTNSATTWLKIFVPLFAIFVLAVTNFHGSNFTSHGFAPFGVKGVLTAVSASGIIFALLGFEQAIQLAGESKNPKRDIPRAVLGSVAIGTVIYVLLQVVFIAALPAASFANGWDKLDFPGIDGPFAGLATLVGLGWLAWVLYFDAIVSPGGTGLIYTTSTSRIAYGLSKNGYAPQLFERVDKRGTPWFGLIMSFVTGVICFLPFPSWQELVGFIVSASVLMYAGAPLAFGALRRRLPHRERSYRLPGGAVIAPASFVVSSLIIYWSGWHTLSRLGIAIVVGYGLLGSYAFYATRKGLPNAPRLDLRAAQWLPVYLLGLGLISWQGGFGDGTGRIPMWWDMAAVAAFSLAIYYWAIRVALPAEVIEQNIEDVEVVDAGGH